CAGAACTCCGGCACCGTCTCGGCCAGCCGCGGCCCGAGCCGGAGTGGCGCGATCTTTTCGGCAAGTCCTGTCGTATCCGAGATTTCCACGCCGACGCCGCAGATCGTCGCGGGGCCGTTCGCGGCTTCCATGCGGCCCTTTGGCATCTTGGAGATGAAGCGGTTGAGCGGCTCCTCCTTGTCCATGCCGAGGGAGGAGTCGTAGTCGCCGCACATGCCGGCATCCGACATATAGGCGGTGCCGCCGTTCAGGATCTGTGCGTCGGCGGTCGGTACATGCGTGTGGGTGCCGACGACGAAGCTGGCGCGGCCGTCGACGAAATGGCCGAAGCACTGCTTCTCGCTGGTCGCCTCGGCATGGAAATCGAAGATGATCGCGTCGGCCTGTTCCTTCAGCGGGCAGGCGTCGAGGATGACCTCCGCCGATTTGAAGGGGTCGTCGAGCTCGGGATGCATGAAGACCCGGCCCATGACGTTGGCGACGAGCACGCGCGCGCCGTTCCTGGCATAGAAAAGGCCGGAGCCGCGGCCGGGCGTGCCTTGCGGATAGTTGGCCGGCCGCAGGAATTGATCGTGGCGGCCGGCAAAAGCGACGGCTTCCTTCTGGTCCCAGACGTGATTGCCCGTCGTCACCACGTCGGCGCCGGCATTGATCGTTTCCAGAAAGATGTCCTCGGTGATGCCGAAGCCGCCGGCGGCATTCTCGCCGTTGACGACGACGAAATCGAGCTTGAGGTCGGAAACCAGGCCGGGGAGGCGGTCCCACACCGCCGTGCGTCCCGTCTTGCCGACCATGTCACCCAGAAAAAGCAGCCGCATTCCCTATCCAATCCAAGAGGCAAAAAAGCGAAGGCCGCTTTCTGTCAGGATGGCATCCAGGCTTATGTCGTGCGGCTCGTCGGGCACATGTGCCACTTCCTGGCAGTCGAATGCAATGCCGATCAGCTTCGGATGCAGGCCTTTTTGCCTTAGCCGGCTGATGGCGCGGTCGTAGTGGCCGGCGCCGTAGCCGATGCGGTGGCCGCGGGCATCGAAGGCCGAAAGCGGCACCAGCATGATCTCGGGATCAAGAATGGCGGCATCCGCACTGGGGCCGACCGTGCCGAAACCAGTATCGATGAGGGGCGCAC
The nucleotide sequence above comes from Rhizobium indicum. Encoded proteins:
- a CDS encoding 5-formyltetrahydrofolate cyclo-ligase, whose product is MTAKELKAQLRNERLSARDAIPAEKRASKSLAMADHAGEAVGFALDTIVSGFLPIRSEADLRPLMARFAVRGARLCVPAILDRQTIVFRELAEGAPLIDTGFGTVGPSADAAILDPEIMLVPLSAFDARGHRIGYGAGHYDRAISRLRQKGLHPKLIGIAFDCQEVAHVPDEPHDISLDAILTESGLRFFASWIG
- a CDS encoding TIGR00282 family metallophosphoesterase produces the protein MRLLFLGDMVGKTGRTAVWDRLPGLVSDLKLDFVVVNGENAAGGFGITEDIFLETINAGADVVTTGNHVWDQKEAVAFAGRHDQFLRPANYPQGTPGRGSGLFYARNGARVLVANVMGRVFMHPELDDPFKSAEVILDACPLKEQADAIIFDFHAEATSEKQCFGHFVDGRASFVVGTHTHVPTADAQILNGGTAYMSDAGMCGDYDSSLGMDKEEPLNRFISKMPKGRMEAANGPATICGVGVEISDTTGLAEKIAPLRLGPRLAETVPEFWR